A genomic window from Exiguobacterium acetylicum DSM 20416 includes:
- a CDS encoding LTA synthase family protein, with amino-acid sequence MQQDANIWSRMRLKMGQGVRSTYKEHKLFWIATLLIWLKTYLAYTLFFNVPVTNSAQAFILLINPISSALFMFGFSFFFRGNVQKWFIYGTLFVATLILYADIIFFRFFNDYLTLPVLFQTSNAETVSASLGSLLNWSDLLIVGDLIILPFFLRKMDMSKNVASRGRAILAFVAAVVVFLGNLTLAETERPELLTRAFDRELLVKNIGTFNFHMYDALIQSKTSAQKALADSSELSEVQSFIDSKHAEPNPAMFGKYKGKNVIVVSFESAQSFAVGLKAPNGQEITPNLNKLIKESHSWDNFYHNTGQGKTADAEFILENSIYPLGRGAAFFTNGENEFRATPEMLKEDGYYSAVFHANNKSFWNRDIVYNSFGVDRFFSETDYDLGDPADLTEWGLLDDKFFEQSLPMLKDLPRPFYSKFITLTNHYPFEMPKPEDELVPPLETSSTTLNHYVQALAYQDMALGKFIEGLKKDGTWDDTIFMVYGDHYGISTNHNAAMAELMNKDELTPYDVAQLQRVPFVIHLPGQTKGVKHEDVASQIDIKPTLLHLLGQDFKNEVLFGTDLFSKQHKDYALFRDGSVITDKTVYTQETCYDRQTGEEVTDGELAEMCKQSTKQSEKELGLSDKVIYGDLLRFLQTSK; translated from the coding sequence ATGCAGCAAGACGCAAACATCTGGTCGCGAATGCGCCTAAAGATGGGTCAAGGCGTTCGTAGCACCTATAAAGAGCACAAGCTCTTTTGGATTGCGACCTTATTGATTTGGTTAAAAACGTATTTAGCGTATACACTTTTCTTCAACGTTCCCGTAACAAACTCTGCGCAAGCATTCATTCTACTAATTAACCCAATTAGTTCAGCGCTCTTCATGTTCGGGTTCAGCTTCTTCTTCCGGGGAAATGTTCAAAAATGGTTCATCTACGGTACATTGTTCGTCGCGACACTCATTTTATATGCGGACATCATTTTCTTCCGCTTCTTTAATGACTATCTGACGTTGCCGGTATTGTTCCAAACATCGAATGCAGAGACTGTTTCTGCATCGCTCGGGTCACTCTTGAATTGGTCCGATTTATTGATCGTCGGTGACTTGATCATCTTACCGTTCTTCTTACGGAAAATGGACATGTCAAAAAACGTTGCGTCACGTGGACGCGCGATTCTCGCATTCGTTGCAGCAGTTGTCGTTTTCCTTGGAAACTTGACGCTCGCTGAGACAGAACGTCCAGAATTGCTCACACGTGCCTTTGACCGAGAACTGCTCGTTAAAAACATCGGAACATTTAACTTCCATATGTATGACGCACTCATTCAGTCGAAGACATCTGCGCAAAAAGCACTCGCGGACAGTTCTGAACTGTCGGAAGTTCAAAGCTTCATTGATTCAAAACATGCTGAACCGAACCCAGCTATGTTCGGAAAGTACAAAGGAAAGAACGTCATCGTCGTTTCCTTTGAGTCGGCACAATCCTTTGCAGTTGGATTAAAGGCACCAAACGGACAAGAGATTACACCGAACCTGAATAAGTTGATCAAGGAATCGCATTCATGGGATAACTTCTATCACAACACAGGACAAGGGAAAACGGCAGATGCTGAGTTCATTCTCGAAAACTCGATCTATCCACTTGGACGCGGTGCAGCATTCTTTACGAACGGAGAAAACGAATTCCGGGCAACTCCTGAAATGTTGAAAGAAGATGGCTATTATTCAGCTGTTTTCCATGCAAACAACAAATCGTTCTGGAACCGAGACATCGTCTACAATAGCTTTGGCGTCGATCGTTTCTTCTCAGAGACGGATTATGACTTAGGGGATCCAGCAGATTTGACGGAGTGGGGCTTGCTCGATGATAAATTCTTTGAACAGTCATTGCCGATGTTGAAAGATTTACCACGTCCGTTCTATTCGAAGTTCATCACATTGACGAACCACTATCCATTTGAGATGCCAAAACCAGAAGATGAACTTGTACCACCGCTTGAGACAAGTTCTACGACGCTGAACCACTACGTTCAGGCACTAGCGTATCAAGATATGGCACTCGGTAAATTCATCGAGGGTCTGAAAAAAGATGGTACGTGGGATGATACGATCTTCATGGTCTATGGTGACCACTATGGTATCTCGACGAACCATAATGCTGCGATGGCAGAACTCATGAACAAAGATGAGTTGACGCCGTATGATGTTGCACAATTGCAACGTGTACCATTCGTGATCCATTTACCGGGTCAAACGAAAGGTGTCAAACATGAAGACGTCGCGAGCCAAATCGATATTAAACCGACATTGCTTCATCTGTTAGGACAAGACTTCAAGAACGAAGTATTGTTCGGTACCGATCTTTTCTCGAAACAGCATAAGGATTATGCGCTGTTCCGCGATGGTTCCGTCATAACAGACAAAACGGTCTATACGCAGGAAACATGTTATGATCGTCAGACAGGTGAAGAAGTAACAGATGGAGAGTTAGCGGAGATGTGTAAACAATCTACGAAACAATCCGAGAAGGAGTTAGGACTTTCGGATAAAGTCATCTATGGTGACTTGCTCCGTTTCCTTCAAACTTCAAAATAA
- a CDS encoding ROK family glucokinase has translation MKWLLGIDIGGTTVKMAILDLQGIIVEKWEIETVVLNDGVQIPRDIAKSFFEKCQESNKRPEDFVGAGIGAPGFIDFNTGVVEKAVNIGWHNFELVGEFERLTGLPAVLENDANAAAIGEMWKGAGSGATELLAVTLGTGVGGGLITNGQIVHGTVGMAGEIGHITMLPEGGVLCGCGRKGCLETIASATGIARLGLEKRKGKETLLNDIKAVTAKDVFEAYEKGDRIATEVVEEVTFHLGLAISNLANSINPEIIVIGGGVSKAGETLLTPLRQQFERFALPRVFGSTTFKIAELGNDAGVIGCAWLAKQMFLKK, from the coding sequence ATGAAATGGTTACTCGGCATTGATATCGGCGGAACGACAGTCAAGATGGCAATTTTGGATTTGCAAGGGATCATCGTAGAAAAGTGGGAAATCGAGACGGTCGTTTTGAATGATGGCGTACAAATTCCTAGAGATATTGCAAAATCTTTCTTTGAGAAGTGTCAAGAGAGCAATAAACGACCAGAAGATTTCGTCGGAGCGGGCATCGGTGCGCCGGGATTCATTGATTTTAATACAGGTGTCGTTGAGAAAGCAGTCAATATTGGTTGGCACAATTTTGAACTCGTCGGTGAGTTCGAACGTTTAACAGGATTACCGGCCGTGCTTGAAAATGATGCGAATGCAGCGGCAATCGGTGAGATGTGGAAAGGTGCCGGTAGTGGGGCAACAGAATTGCTTGCCGTCACACTCGGTACGGGCGTCGGTGGTGGTCTGATCACGAACGGACAAATCGTGCATGGTACAGTCGGAATGGCTGGAGAAATCGGTCATATCACGATGTTGCCTGAAGGTGGCGTTCTATGTGGATGTGGTCGCAAAGGATGTCTTGAGACGATTGCGTCAGCAACAGGGATCGCCCGTCTTGGTCTTGAGAAGCGTAAAGGGAAAGAAACGTTACTCAACGACATCAAGGCAGTAACGGCGAAAGACGTATTCGAAGCGTATGAGAAAGGAGACCGGATCGCAACGGAAGTCGTAGAAGAAGTGACGTTCCACCTCGGTCTTGCCATCTCCAACTTAGCGAACAGTATTAACCCGGAAATCATCGTCATCGGTGGTGGTGTGTCAAAAGCAGGCGAGACATTGCTTACACCACTGCGTCAACAATTCGAACGCTTCGCTTTACCGCGGGTTTTCGGATCGACGACGTTCAAGATTGCCGAACTTGGAAACGATGCCGGAGTCATCGGCTGTGCATGGCTTGCGAAGCAGATGTTTCTCAAAAAATGA